The genomic segment tctctcctccaggtctCCCTCTACTGGTTCCCACACGGCCCCCATCGACCTGTAGGGGCCAGCAGGGCCACTGTGGTCCAGGATATCCCCTCCTTGTTAATGGtttcctgtacacacacacacacacacacacacacacacacacacacacacacacacacacacacacacacacacacacacacacacacacacacacacacacacacacacagaagcctgATGAGAGAACAGTTACAGGCCTAATCTGATACGAGGCACtgccatacacacaaacacacacacacgcacgcacgcatgcacacacacacacacacacaaacgcactcacacaataatcacacacacaaaaacagacacacacaggcacgtgcacacatacaacacacacacacacacacgcacacacacacacacacacacacacacacacacacacacacacacacacacacacacacacacacacacacacacacacacacacacacacacacaaacaacactaacCTTGCTTATACCTTCAAACACACTCAAATGTGTTGAATCCCACAAGAAGGCACTACTTAAACCACAGCTACAAAGGAAGTATTTTATTAAGAAGTCATCAATCATTAATCAAAGGCTTTTGAAAAGTTTGAAATTCTGATTTGTCAttgcttttcttttctcctttagtacaaaataaacaaacttgCGCTATTTTACAATTTTACAaggagaggcaggaggcagCAGGAGACAGAATATAAGACATTACATGAGGATGAGAAAGTGACGGAAGAGAATAAAGTTTGAAATTGATGGGAGTATTGGGAAAAGGTGGTGGAGAGACCATTGCACTTGTTCCttcagatagagagagaaatacccaatttttttttttttatctaagaattcatttattttaatttagttGTACACACAGGATACCTAAAATGAAGTAGAAAACTGTCCGGCATTGTGTGGCGGATCACATTAACGTGTACTGAACTAGAAATGAGGACCAACTGTTAAAACGTAGGAGAAACCGGGGCTGTAAAGAAGCCATTGTGcagctctgtgtttctgtaGGGACAAAACTTCCTCCCGGCACGAACAACAATATAAGAATTGTGAAAGAGAGTTGAAACAATGGCCAGGCTACCGTAACAGGTCATGGGTAAATAATGGCTTATTTATCTCAACTGAGTTGGTAGTTAACTTCTGTTCCCAGTATTTAGTCCCACAGACACCTGGTTTCGGTTATTCCAGACCATAAAATGCAGTTAAAAGGGGGTGACCCTCAAGTACTTCAAGCCCTTTTGCTTTCATGCCTtccccgctcctctctctctctctctctctctctctctctctctctctctctctctctctctctctctctctctctctctctctctctctctctctctctctctcgcacgctcgctctctctttcatggTAGTGGTACAGTGTGTTTTAGCTCAGTGGGAAACCCAGGAGGAGAAGATggggtgtgagtgcgtgtgttgggtgtgtatgtgtgcgtgtgtctgtgtgtgtgtgtgtgtgtgtgtgtgtgtgtgtctgtgtgtgtgtgtgtgtgtgtgtgtgtgtgtgtgtgtgtgtgcgtgtgtgtgtgggggggggatagtTTCGCCTCGgaacttgacaaaaaattacttGACCATCTGGAGATGTTCTCTTCCCATTGGACGAAAACTGGGCTAGAGAAATCAATAATTAATTATAGTTGTCTTTGTTTAAGTCCCAGATTTCCCTGTCAGTTTTTTTTCCTGcacaaaatacattaaaatgtCATTGGGGAAATGGAGCATCTTATAACTATCATCTTGCATAGAAAATTGCATTTTAGGAAGAAAAGGAAAGCACTTTTCTTTTTAGTGACGAAGAACACAAACAGCGTTTGTCCGTGGAGAATCCAGCTCTGCTCGTTCTGTCTGTGAAGCCTCTCGGAGAGCGTCTCGGTGGTCCTCAGAAGGCCCCTATCTCCAGGCCCCAGGGCCGGTAGGGCTTCCCCCCGCTGGGCGCGGGCCCCTGGGAGCCCATggcggcggccgcggcggcCGCGGTGCCGGGGGACAGCAGGGGGAAGGCgctgaaggggaaggggaaggccGACAGGGCGGTGAGGGGCAGCGCCGACGCCATCTTGGCCCCCGACGAGGGCACCAGGCCCGGGTGCAGCACGCCGGCCGAGGCCCCGGCGCcgctgggggtggaggaggcgagggcgggggcggggtgCACCCGGATGGGCCCCAGCGGGTCGGCGTGGGGCGTGGCGCTCCGACTCCTCCGTCCCGCGAGGAGGGCGTCcgccggcgaggaggaggacgaagaggaggagtgggaggagggggaggacgaggacgaggggGGCGTGGGCGGGCTGCTGGTCACGCTGCGGGGCAGCGAGGCCAGGGCGGGGGTCCCCTGcgggaggtgctggtggtgctggtgctggaggagcagggggtgcGCCAGATGGGCGGCGGGGGAGCCGAAGGCGGAGCCCCAGGCCAGGTGGCTGAGGCCGCTGTGGGCCTCCCGCTGGCTGGCGTAGCTGTTGAGGTGGGAGACCAGGCGGATCCGCAGGGGGTCGGCGCTGTCCAGCCCCTCGATGATGCTCAGGTAGCGGGCGGTCTCGGCCAGGCACTCCCTGAAGCCCAGGCCGCGGTAGTCCATGGCCAGGGCGTGGGCGTCGAAGTAGCCTGCAGGGGGACTGTCGGTTAGCCTGGGGCTCAGGGCGGACTTTAAACTCAAATACGCACGCCTTTTTTTAATCTTTCCAGAATTATCCGAATTATTTCTCAATATTCTATGAGGGCTTAGTCCAAAAAACCCTGGGTTATGTTGTAATGAAGACATTCCAATTTAAGAGAGAGATCTTCTTACCAAAATACGTTTTTAGAAACTTCTTGTCTgcaaatattgtttttaaataggcctaaaatgtatttattattgattCGTTCCGTCGGTCCTAAAACTGGCGTATCAAAGctgttttgtgtattttctgTAAACTTGTTTTACCTTTGCCTCCGGCTGCATGGAGCATCTTCAGATGGTCGACCGTCATCTGCAAAATCTCAGCTTTCTCCAGTTTAGCCGAGCCCTACAATTAAAAGACAGAACAACAAACAATTGCCGATGAGGATTTGGTAAAAGTAGCTATACAGCCCGCTGGAAAGAGGCCCTGCGTGTGGATAAGTTTCAGTCACGGATATTCAATTCTTGGTAGTGagttgtgtatttgtgcacgCAGCGCACAGGTTTTACCTGTTTCTCAAAGGCGCTGGGGACTAGTCTCCTCAGCTCCGTGAGGCTGTTGTTGATTCTGTCACGACGCCTTTTCTCGATGATCTGAGGAGGACAACAACAGAAATGGGTCAGCTGACCGCTTACAGTTTATATGACACAATGCATTTTTTCATGTTTTAAAAAGCAAATAAATGCAGGCTTTAGATAACTTACCCCTCGACGGCGTTTTCTAGCCTGCACCTGTGTTGTCGTTGTGGGAGACATAGACCCGAGAGAAGAGCTCATGTTGCTGTTGAGGAAAATATTAAATTAGTTTCCACATTTAGAATTCTTCGAAATAACTTGggaaacatttattttgctgtCTCTATGCTATGGTGCAGGTCATGTGTGACCTTATAAATCCCACCATAATAATAACTAAAAAGAACACAATGTCAAACTTACCCATTTTCATCGccactctccttctccacctcaatATTCTCATCCAGTTCGCTGTCAGAGGAACTAAAGTCGTGATTCCTCTTCATGTTGAGGCTCTTGTGTTCAGTCTATTACAGTCCGTGTTTGTGCGCTCGTCCTCTCTGCCAGAAGTGCGTCCGTTGAAGTTCACCCACCACAGCTCATCCGTTTGAAACGTTCAGCTTTCCCACGGTATCATTTCAATGCTCCTGTCTGCCAAtaaggggcggggcctggccAACCAACAGCCAATTAAGACGCAACTCTGGGCTTGAGCGACAGCGCAGTTGGCTCAAGCGAGCCCCCctcctttgaaaaaaaaacttttgacAGCGGTCCAATGAACGTTCGGTCCGTGACTGTCTCTGACTCCGCCCCTCCGCGTTGTCCTCAAACGCTGTCCCGGCTGTGATGAGGAGTGGCTGGCCGGCTGTCAGCACGCGCTAGCCGTGGGAAAGTTCTGTAAGCCAACGCTGATAACCAATCAGGGACCGACGGCCGTCTCCGGCGTTGGAATGAATGGAGCAATTGGTCGGGGCGACGGGCGGTCTGCTCGCGAGCGTGTGAACCTGTAATCCAATACtaactcagagagagggagagagggagagagagacatgagagagagacagagggagcgagggagggagagcaaaaGTGAGgcgcgatagagagagagagaacgatagagagagagagagagagagagagagagagagagagagagagagagagagagagagagagagagagagagagagagagagagagagagagagagagagagagagagagagagagagagaggagaggaagctaTGAATTCTAATCTTACCCCACAGCGCGACCACATGCACGCTGAAGACGCTGTGGGTACTTCAAAGACTAGttgcgtgcgtatgtgcgtgtgtgtgcatgcgtgtgtttgactGCGGGAACGCGCGTGgtcgtctgtgtatgtgcgcgtgtatgtgtgctaaacaaaaaaaaagtaatgcaattaaagaagcccccccccccccccccttcttctctctccctggaGTTTCGGTTTTGCCACATGACTGCTAGCGGCACCCCATAATGGACACACTCCTAAATAGTTTGACAGACACTGctgtgagtggttgtgtgtgtgtgtgtgtgtgtgtgtgtgtgtgtgtgtgtgtgtgtgtgtgtgtgtgtgtgtgtgtgtgtgtgtgtgtgtgtgtgtgtgtatgcgtttgtgtgtctatgtgtgtgtgtgtgtgtgtgtgtgtgtgtgtgtgtgtgtgtgtgtgtgtgtgtgtgtgtgtgtgtgtgtttgtgtctctatgtgtgggtatgtgtatgtgtgtgtgtgtgtgtgtgtgtgtgtgtgtgtgtgtgtgcgtgtgcgtgtgcgtgtgcgtgtgtgtgtgtgtgtgtgtgagtgtgtgtgtgtgtgtttgtgagtgcgtgtttATATATACGGTGCTCTCGTGTTACGGGGAGATAAGCCCCTGTGATTAGCTGAACAGGGGGGTACCCCAGTGAGTCCTTTCACTAACAGCAGTTGAAGtacatacacaactgaaaccATTACAGAATAGTTGTATTATCATTAGCGGcctattcatatttattaatcATTAGTTTTGGTCCATGGCATTACAtttctagtagtagtagtagaagtggtGGTGAAGTAAGATAGGGATATGAGCAATAGGCTGTTCATAGACTTTTTGTCAATAGTTATGAATAGTTTAGTTATAGAGTATAGGCTGCATGTCGGCATTATAGTCGGCCTGTCTTGCATTAACAATAAAGGGATTTCCTTTCACAAATGTAATTGTTTCCTTTCACAGACCTAAACAAACCTCCGCTAACATTGAACATGcacgaataaaataaatataaaggcagaatagaatagaatggaataatttaaataagaGTCATTGGGAACACTTTTGAGAGCATTCTGACTATTTTGGCAGGCACGGCAAAATTGTTACTAGTacttataataatacaaataatatttaTGACAATAATAATTCCTAACTTCTTTGCAGTATTatccatggacacacacacacaaaaaagagatacacacacatacccagacacacgcacacaaacaaacaattcacATCTTCTGTATGATGGTTCTCATCCGGGATGCATAACTGACCACAGGCATAATAGttatcatagagagagagagagagagagagagagagagagagagagagagagagagagagagagagagagagagagagagagagagagagagagagagagagagagagagagagaagagagagagagagagagagagagagagagagagagagagagagagagagagagagagggggggagggggggtggggggagagggagagagggagagagagagggggggggggggatggggggagagggagagagagagagcctcttTGTTTGGTCCAGTATGAATGAGAGGAAGCACTTAAGGCTGTTTTCTTCTCGTTGTTCTAACGTTCACAACACCACagatccacaaacacacccccatCGCAGCCGAGTGGCTGTGTGGGCGGCTAcccctcatgtgttcatgtgtctgtgtgtgtgtgtgtgtgtgtgtgtgtgtgtgtgtgtgtgtgtgtgtgtgtgtgtgtgtgtgtgtgtgtgtgtgtgtgtgtgtgtgtgtgtgtgtgtgtgtgtgtgagcctatATAAGAAGGTGATTGTATTCGCTCAgccgaaacaaacacaaataaacacaggtGTGCATCGCCCGAATtatatatggtgtgtgtgtgtgtgtgtatctgtgtttttactctgtgtgtgtgtatgtgcatagtgtgtgtgtgtgtgtgtgcatattgtgttctgtgtgtgtatgtgtgtgtgcatagtgtgtactgtgtgtgtgtgagtgtttgtctgtgcatgtgtgtgcatagtttgtactgtgtgtgtgtgtgtgtgtatgtgtgtgtgtatagtgtgtactatgtgtttgtgtgcactgtgtgtactgtgtgtgtgcgtgtgtgtgtgtgtgtacatagtgtatactgtgtgtgtgtgtgtgtgtttgtgtgtgtgtgtgtgtgtgtgtgtgtgtgagtgtgtgagtgtgtgtgtgtgtgtgtgtgtgtgtgcgtttgtctgtgtgtgtgtgtgtgtgtgtgtgtgtctgtgtgtgtgtgtgtgtgtgtgtgtgtgtgtgtgtgtgtgtgtgtgtgtgtgtgtgtgtgtgtgtgtgtgcgtgtgcgtgtgtctgtgtgtgtgtgcactgtgtgtgtaatAGGGGACTGGGCGGTGACGAGCAGGGGAAAAGCCCCCTTGTTGTATTTCAAGTTCACCCAGAGTTCCCACGCAGTTATTTTCTGCCTGGCTGTCTTTGTTCTAGACGGTCTCATCACATGTTGTGATTAGTAGGGCCTTTCAGGGGCCGCCCTTTGAAGGTGAGGGCCCACAACACagctcccctcccaccctccctctctcccgcccaacccccccccccccccctctgccgaTTTCCCTCCGCAAATCAAGTGACTAAACCGAATGACTGGTATCGCCGCCATGGACTAGGGGCTGCAGACAGTCCCGCCGTCTCTATGGTCGGCTTTGGTCTCTTGGTTTGGgtgttcccccctcccccgccttcCTTTTGCAAATCAACCTCAGCTCTTTGCCGCCCACATATTTTCGTAAACATCTCAAAAACGAAGGTATCATATTTATCCGATTCTTTCGCAGCTTATTTCCTCATTATGTGTTTTTtcagtccttttttttttctgttttgtctTTCCTGTTCCCCAGCAGGTCAGCACCCAGGGTTGTTTGAAGCTGTAACCCTAGACCCTGTTGTGGAGCGCCAGGTAGCCAGCCAACACCCGGGATATTGATACTGGCGGGTCAATGGAGGGTTCCAAGGGGCACCGGGGCTGAGGGTGTTATGTCATTCCAGCGTTTACCCTGGCTCTGTTCTGTTCAGGCCCAGAGAGTGTTTCTACTGTACGTTACCAACACGCAACGCATGTTCAACAAGTGTTCCCACATTATCTTCACAATATAAACCAGCGTATATTCCATTGATTGCAGTTAAATTATTCTACAAACTCTACAAGAACATCAGTTTGTTTCAGACAAACTTTTtgatgtacttttattttgaaaaagacCTCGACCTAACCTTGTCATTTAGGCAATGTTTCGAAGCACTCCCTAATCCCCCAGGTTTCAGCGGGGTGTTGCATGTGTACTGTGGTTGCGTTATGCATTCCTATTAGATTTAGATCTAATCTGAATTATTCTACAAACTCTACAAGAACATCGGTTTGTTTCAGACGAACTTTTtgatgtacttttattttgaaaaagacCTCGACCTAACCTTGTCATTTAGGCAATGTTTCGAAGCACTCCCAAATCCCCCAGGTATCAGCGGGGTGTTGCATGTGTACTGTGGTTGCGTTATGCATTCCTATTAGATTTAGATCTAATCTGATTGTGAACGGCCGGTGGATTA from the Gadus morhua chromosome 22, gadMor3.0, whole genome shotgun sequence genome contains:
- the hey1 gene encoding hairy/enhancer-of-split related with YRPW motif protein 1 — protein: MKRNHDFSSSDSELDENIEVEKESGDENGNMSSSLGSMSPTTTTQVQARKRRRGIIEKRRRDRINNSLTELRRLVPSAFEKQGSAKLEKAEILQMTVDHLKMLHAAGGKGYFDAHALAMDYRGLGFRECLAETARYLSIIEGLDSADPLRIRLVSHLNSYASQREAHSGLSHLAWGSAFGSPAAHLAHPLLLQHQHHQHLPQGTPALASLPRSVTSSPPTPPSSSSSPSSHSSSSSSSSPADALLAGRRSRSATPHADPLGPIRVHPAPALASSTPSGAGASAGVLHPGLVPSSGAKMASALPLTALSAFPFPFSAFPLLSPGTAAAAAAAMGSQGPAPSGGKPYRPWGLEIGAF